CTGGACTGAGGTGGGGGAGACATTTTTGGATCTGAGGAGAAGGGAAGAGGGTGTAGGGATTTGGTGAGGgagtaaaagagaaaattcccaaggTTGGTAGTACCAATAGCAAGGAATGGTAGTAGGAATATTATTTCCCATTAGTATGTGATTAACTTGTTGGGTCTATGCGTCAATGAGTCTTGTTAGTTAGTGGTATAAATAAgactcttaaatatttttttgagagctttggatgaaatttaaattagttttagtaattaaaagataatttatttctcttttggttcttacttaaaattcaaaattcttaTTTTGTCACAAGTTCTCTCCCATTTATCAATTTTAGGATTGTGATATTGTTGATTTTCATTTCTCTCCTTAGTTCATTTTCCCCTTCTTCTACTATTTTTCCTTGAATTTTTAATCTATTAAGATGCTAAAATTGGTCCACATTAACGAGTTTTCATCACCCTCACCTCCAACAAAACGGAAGTCCTCAtccattcttttttaaaatcatgttcCCTTTCATTGATTCATGGGTTTCACAAATAAGTTGTACCATTCAACTAAAATtaccaattttgaaaaattaaaaaattaaaaattctatttagaaATGAGTATGAAAATtatgaattgaaaaaataagaaaattaaaattacatttttatctaaattattttggcCAAGTCAAGTAAATCCGTGTTAAACATTTTTATCACTAAATTGAAGGTTTGGGCGTATTGAGTATTGACTATTGAACCCCCTGTAAGGCTGAAATGGTATCGAGAAAAATGGCTAAAATCAAAACAACCCAACAATGCAAACGAACATTCCACAGATATGCAGACAAGGATGTTCTTTTTAagatttctatttttctttttgatagcAGCGTGTTGACGTCAAATAAATGTCTTCTTTAACGTGTAATAAAGACGCGTTTGAAAGGAAATATTTGTTAAGATACCCAATACAAGAAAAGTATACGCGTCTTGCGACCAAGTGCATGGGTAGACGCGTTGATAATTCCTATACACGAGTCCCAATGCAATCACACGCATCCTTGCATCGGGTGGGTAGGGACGTATTAGGATACAAGTCCTCAAGGAAAGTTTGGGAGTTAATCAAGATTTGAgagaatgaaataaattaatgtgaatTTGATGTGCTATTTGATACTCTGAGTACATTATAATTTGTGTCCTAacctattttatataaattaagaaaaaataattaataaatttattttatttttcacaatattaatcatatatcatattaatttattttgttaatatatatcattaatattataagatatataaatagaaaaatagtaattcatattatattaaaaaaattaaaatgataattattttaaaaaaattgttacacgATAAATATGATGGGACAAagaatattttcaaagaaataaaggaagagaaagaaacaTATGTATACGAGAAATGCAAGAAATctacttacattttttttgaacAGACTCTTATTAtctgaaaattattaaaaatgttaaaattttgtgGATGACACGTCATattaagatatttaaaataaaaatatttttattaaaatatgaaaaattacgttttttatgatattttttatattatcttatgatttttagaaaaaaatatatttttttcttttaatttcttagccAATATGCCAATAATACTAATTATCAAGACCCTAACCTAATGAGAGAAATTGTATTTGAAGTGCTGCGTTGAAGAATGGGTCGTACCTCTCCCTAAACTTAGACTATTCAGAGCTAAACCCACTGAGTCATTCAACCGTTAATTAACTACATGCAGCTACCCCCAAGCAAGGGATATTTGCACAATTCCATTTCCACCCCATCCAACATCAATTCTCTAGTAATGGCAGCATCTCGTTACTGTAAGAAAAGTTATGTGCATGCTTCTTTTCATGCAATAACATTAACACTCTTGCTTCTTGCAATACCTCATGCAGCTTCATTATCTTTCAACTATCAGCAACTTGGTGACACGGGAATCGCCCTCAATTTTTCAGGAAAAGCCCGTCGTGACAATGATGTCATCAACCTCACCAGGTCTGAGCCAGATAGTTATGGCAGAGTTACATATTACGAACTATTGCATCTTTGGGACAAGAACTCAGAAAAAGTTACAGACTTCACTACCCATTTCTCCTTTACCATCAACACCCCAAATAAAACTCATCATGGAGATGGCATCACCTTCTTTCTGGCACACCCAGACTTCCCACAATCTGACATAGATGGAAGTGGTATCGGTCTAGCGAGCCGAGAACAACTGAAGAATCTAAATTTCGCAAAGGATTATCCATTTGTAGCGGTGGAATTCGATACCTTTGTTAATGACTGGGATCCGAAATATGACCATGTCGGTATTGATGTTAATTCTATTAACACTACTGACACTACAGAATGGTTCACCAGCATGGATGAGAGAGGGTATGATGCTGATGTTAGTTACGATTCTGGTTCAAACAGATTAAGTGTCACCTTCACTGGATATaaggatgataaaaaaattaaacagcaCTTATTCTCTGTGGTCAATCTGAGTGATGTGTTACCTGAATGGGTTGAAATTGGTTTCTCTTCAGCAACAGGAGATTTTTATGAGGAACATACTCTTAGCTCATGGTCCTTCAACTCTAGTTTAGGCCCGAAACCGCAAAAGGGTGGAAGCAAAACAGGGCTGGTGATAGGGCTGAGTGTTGGACTTGGAGCAGgcgtattatttgttattttgggGGTAACTTTCCTCGTGAGATGGATACTGAGGAATAGAGGTGTGGAGGAAGTCTCACTTTTTGATCATACTATGGACAATGATTTCGAAAGAATGTCTCTACCCAAGAAGTTTTCCTATGAAGAACTTGCAAGAGCAACTAATAACTTTGCGAGCGAAAACAAAATCGGACAGGGAGGATTTGGGGCAGTCTACAGGGGATTTATGCGAGAGTTGAATGCCCATGTTGCCATTAAGAAGGTGTCTCG
This region of Glycine max cultivar Williams 82 chromosome 7, Glycine_max_v4.0, whole genome shotgun sequence genomic DNA includes:
- the LOC100817213 gene encoding L-type lectin-domain containing receptor kinase IX.1 codes for the protein MQLPPSKGYLHNSISTPSNINSLVMAASRYCKKSYVHASFHAITLTLLLLAIPHAASLSFNYQQLGDTGIALNFSGKARRDNDVINLTRSEPDSYGRVTYYELLHLWDKNSEKVTDFTTHFSFTINTPNKTHHGDGITFFLAHPDFPQSDIDGSGIGLASREQLKNLNFAKDYPFVAVEFDTFVNDWDPKYDHVGIDVNSINTTDTTEWFTSMDERGYDADVSYDSGSNRLSVTFTGYKDDKKIKQHLFSVVNLSDVLPEWVEIGFSSATGDFYEEHTLSSWSFNSSLGPKPQKGGSKTGLVIGLSVGLGAGVLFVILGVTFLVRWILRNRGVEEVSLFDHTMDNDFERMSLPKKFSYEELARATNNFASENKIGQGGFGAVYRGFMRELNAHVAIKKVSRGSRQGVKEYASEVKIITQLRHKNLVRLFGWCHENNDLLLVYEFMENGSLDSYLFKGKGLLTWKVRYDIARGLASALLYLHEEWEECVLHRDIKSSNVMLDSNFNAKLGDFGLARLMDHAIGSKTTGLAGTIGYLPPEAATRGKASRESDVYSFGVVTLEIACGRKVIEPNLNEEQIYLVDWVWEHYGMGALLKASDASLYGHFDEKEMERLMIVGLWCTHSDFLLRPTIRQAVQVLNFEAPLPILTSFSSMSSRTPASANNQHVSSNSSSSLLTESLQSSTTIDLISPAAAYLHTY